The proteins below come from a single Thunnus thynnus chromosome 10, fThuThy2.1, whole genome shotgun sequence genomic window:
- the cited4b gene encoding cbp/p300-interacting transactivator 4b gives MADHLMMPMNHSSAGASLHGYRMGMNGLQAGHQQHANQQGMRALPNGQMMHYGGAQANMETAMRQRQGMVGGPMNGQLNGAQMGHHQMTSGNMMYNGQLQQQQHHPQQQQQQQHHMHPQQHQQQAQHPQQQQQQFMNGGLTSQQLMASMQLQKLNTQYHGHPLGPMGGNHMGPTTQYRMNPAQLANMQHMAGPALALNGMDADMIDEEVLTSLVMELGLDRVQELPELFLGQNEFDFISDFVSKQQPSTVSC, from the coding sequence ATGGCAGACCATCTTATGATGCCCATGAATCACAGCTCAGCGGGCGCCAGTCTCCACGGTTACAGGATGGGCATGAACGGCCTGCAGGCAGGTCACCAGCAACATGCCAACCAGCAGGGCATGCGGGCGCTGCCCAATGGCCAGATGATGCACTACGGTGGCGCCCAGGCCAACATGGAGACCGCCATGAGGCAGCGGCAGGGCATGGTGGGTGGACCCATGAATGGACAGCTGAATGGGGCCCAGATGGGTCACCACCAGATGACCTCTGGTAACATGATGTATAATGGCCagctgcagcaacaacagcatcaccctcagcagcagcagcagcaacagcatcaCATGCATCCACAGCAGCACCAGCAACAAGCCCAGcacccacagcagcagcaacaacagttCATGAATGGTGGGTTAACATCTCAGCAGCTCATGGCCAGCATGCAGCTGCAGAAACTCAACACCCAGTACCATGGACACCCACTGGGGCCTATGGGTGGGAACCACATGGGGCCAACAACCCAGTACCGCATGAACCCGGCCCAGCTGGCTAACATGCAGCACATGGCTGGACCAGCACTGGCCCTGAACGGTATGGATGCAGATATGATCGACGAGGAGGTCCTGACCTCGCTGGTCATGGAGCTTGGCTTGGACCGGGTCCAGGAGCTGCCAGAACTCTTCCTTGGCCAGAATGAGTTTGACTTCATCTCAGACTTTGTCAGCAAACAGCAGCCCAGCACCGTTAGTTGCTGA